In one Solanum dulcamara chromosome 1, daSolDulc1.2, whole genome shotgun sequence genomic region, the following are encoded:
- the LOC129899094 gene encoding ras-related protein RABF1, producing the protein MGCASSAADRNSGRAAGLNPDNGGAIDPKNLKVKLVLLGDSGVGKSCIVLRFVRGQFDPTSKVTVGASFLSQTIALQDSTTVKFEIWDTAGQERYAALAPLYYRGAAVAVVVYDITSPESFAKAQYWVKELQKHGSPDIVMALVGNKADLDEKREVTTQDGIDCAEKNGMFFIETSAKTADNINQLFEEIAKRLPRPTAA; encoded by the exons ATGGGTTGCGCATCTTCAGCTGCAg ATAGGAATTCGGGAAGGGCTGCTGGACTCAATCCTGATAATGGTGGAGCAATTGACCCTAAAAATCTCAAAGTGAAG CTGGTACTCTTGGGTGATTCTGGTGTTGGTAAAAGCTGTATTGTTCTGCGCTTTGTACGTGGTCAATTTGATCCGACATCTAAG GTGACTGTAGGAGCTTCTTTTCTGTCTCAAACAATAGCCTTGCAGGACTCAACTACAGTTAAATTTGAAATATGGGACACAGCTGGTCAAGAGAG GTATGCAGCACTTGCACCATTATACTACCGAGGTGCTGCTGTCGCAGTGGTTGTGTATGATATTACTAGTCCCGAGTCTTTTGCAAAAGCACAATACTGGGTCAAG GAATTGCAAAAACATGGGAGCCCTGATATAGTCATGGCTCTGGTTGGCAACAAAGCCGATCTCGACGAAAAAAGAGAAGTAACAACACAA GATGGAATTGACTGTGCTGAAAAGAACGGTATGTTCTTTATAGAAACATCTGCCAAGACAGCTGATAATATAAACCAGCTGTTTGAG